CGCTCCGATGAAAAGTCCTTTGAGTATCCGTACTGCCCACCATGTTTTCATGTCATCCCTCGTTAGGTATTACGCCATGTCAATATCGTCGTAGACATCCTGTAACCGCTCGCGCAGATAGAGCACCGCGTACCGTTTGCGCGAGATAAGTGTATTCACCGGCTCCCCGGTCAACGCCGCGATCTCTTTGAATGGCCGTCCTTCCAGCTCGTGCCACACAAAGACGTCGCGCTGCTTTTGCGGCATCTCCTCCAGCGCCTCTTCCAGCGCATCCCGGACGAGCGAGCGGACAAATTCATTCTCAGGCGTCCCTGCCGGGTCGGGCAGCACATCCTCCAGATTCAGCGGGAGGAGCTCATCGTTCGGGTCGCGCGGCATCGGAGCATGCCGTTTCTTCCGGTACCAATCGGTGATGCGGTTCCGGGCAACGGTGAAGAGCCATGCCGCCATCTTGTCGATCGGTTCGGTCACACTCCAGTTGGCCACGAGTTGCATGAAGACATCCTGAAGGATATCCTCCGCATCCTCGTCGGTGCGCACGCGCCGGCGGATGAACTCCAGCAGCCGGGGGCGATGCGCCTCAACGGTGCTTCCGAGTTGTTCTGCCGTACCACTATGTGGAATTGCTGTTTCCGCGTTCGCCTCTGCCCGGGAAGTGGCCTTATGCACCAGCGTTGGTATGGTGGTAGACGGATATGCCGATAGGATATTGTACGGAATGGGGGTGAATTCTATGCGGTGATCCGGGAGAAAATGATGATCAAAGGGCCATGTGACGCGTTAATGCGGCGAAGAGGATCCGGTTCTGTGAGGGCATCGTGCGTCGTCCACCGTGCATACGCTTTGATATCGCAAATTGCGATGTCAAGTTGTCGTGCTCTGTCTTTGTGAGTCTGAACATGAAGTCGCCCGGGGATCTGTCACTCTCCCGGATCAGCGAGCACCGTCCCGGCCCGGGGAGATCGTCATACTCGTTCGTTGTTGCGTCCAGCCGCCGGGTGATACGCGCGACATTCTCCTGTGTTGGCTTCAGAGCAACAAATTTCCCTACAACCATGCTGCGCCGGAAAATGATGAACGTATTCTCCGCGTCCGGGTCGATCCGGTTCAAGTGCACATCGGACTCTGTGTCCGCGAACGAAGGAACGAACGTCAATGCGACCTTCGTGAGCTGGAGTTCCCCTGCCGACCTTTTCCAGAGCACGTTCCCTCGCCTGCCTGGAGTACCCGTTCGGATCGCCGTAGACGAAATACACCTTCAGCCGGTCTCCCCGTGTAATGCTCTCACCTTCAAGGAACCTCAACCACTGCCGGATCTCCGCCCAGTCAGGATTGCTGCCGACAAAGTACAGCACGCCATGGAACCAGCCGTACTTGCACACGGGACACGTGCGCGATCCTTTGTCCGGGCCCCATGCATGATACGGCGTGAATGAAAAAACGTCTTCGCCGATGTTCTTCCCTGACGTCCGTCCCGATGCGGCGTTCCCGGGATGATCAGGGATGTTCAGCCCCAGGAAGATGTTCCGCTCGCCGATGTGGAGACCATCGCGCTGTACCAATCGCACCACCCCACTCCCGCCACGGCACTCCTGCCGTTGCCGGTATGCCGAGGTGAGCAACCGATCATCGTCAAAGACGAAATCGTCGATATAGTACTCGTTGATCCCGTTCGGCTCCTTGACCGTGACATGAACGTGAGCCGGAAAGTCCCGCGACGGATACGTCCCGGGCCTGATCGTGTAGATCCAGTACCGGCCCTCCGCATCGCTCTTCACCCAGCCCCGGATGTATCCATGGGTCTGACCCTGCGCATTCGGGGCCATGCTCCGCGGCTCATCGGTCTTGTGCAGATACTGCCCCTCGGTGTTCGTCTGATAATAATAGAGGACGACGCCCGGTGCCGGCGTCGTGCCATCAGATCGAAAGACTCTTCCGGTGAGGAGCAGTCTCTGACCATGCACCTGCCAGCCGGGACTGGTATCGATGGCCGTGATATGCCCCTGGAGGCCGGCATACATGAACTCGCCGTTCTCGAAGGCCCCGCCGACGTTCGCCGAATCGACGGTCCCGGGCGGTCCTCCGCCAGGCCCACCCTCCGCCGTTCGCGCGGTACACCCCGGCACACTGCCAAGAGGCAGAACAAGCGCGATGATGATGGCTATGGGCGATGTTCTTCGGCTTCGTTTGGAAAGATCCATGATCATCATGTGGTCACCTGTACATGGGGCACATACCTGCGATACCCCTCCAACCCCAACCGCCGGCAGAGAGTTCCTTCCCCCACCGGGCGAGACGACTGACAGGCCTGCCGCAGCCGGTGTCCCACCCACATCCTTTTCACACGGGAATATGCCGCCATAAGCATGAACGCGTGAACGTGAATGACATCGCCAGCGGGTCAGATGCGATCGTTATGCCCCACGACACCGGCGCGGGATTTTTGTTTGCATTCAACTCCCCCTGTTGATATCTTCGCTTGAGGCTGCGGCCGGTTCCCCTGGCAACCGGACGATGTACCGTGAACGCTGCACCGGCATCCCGACCGCGCCTCTCGTTCGACGGACGCTGTTTTCCCTCCTTTTGCGCTTGCAGGCGCTCTGACGCGCATTGTGGTATATCCACCATAGACAACGACACATCAGGACCAACCACCACCAGGAGACTGTGATGAGTGAGCGAGAAGAGGCCATCAGGAAGATCACCCGGGAGCGATGGCGGATCGCCTTCATGCTGAGCGCCTGTATGCTGATCGTCTATTTCGGGTTCGTCCTGCTGATCGCCTTTGCCAAACCGTTGATGGGGACGCTCCTCTCCTCAGGACTCAGCCTCGGCATTCTGCTCGGCGTCGTGGTCATCGTGTCGGCGTGGATCCTGACCTCCATCTATGTCCTCTGGGCGAATAAGGTCTACGATACCAAGATCGCAAAGTGGAGGAAGTGACCCATGAACCCGACCCAGGTCCCCGCCACTCTCCCTGCGACCACCCTCGGACAGGTGAGTGTTGAAGCCATCGTGTTCTTCTTTGTGTTCATCATCATCTCGCTCGGCATCACCTTCTGGGCCCGCGGCGCACGAAGAGCACCGCACAGTACTACGCCGCCGGGCACGGCATCACCGGCTTTCAGAACGGGCTTGCCCTCGCGGGCGACTACATGAGCGCGGCGAGCTTCCTCGGCATCGCCGGACTCGTCTCGCTTTCCGGTTTCGATGGACTCATCTATTCCACCGGCTGGCTCGTGGGCTGGCCGATCATCGTCTTCCTCGTGGCCGAGCCGCTCCGCAATCTGGGCAAATACACGTTCGCCGATGTCGTGGCATTCCGCCTGCGGCAGACACCCGCCCGCATCGCCGCGGCGATCGGCACACTGGCCACGGTATCGTTCTATCTCATCGCGCAGATGGTGGGCGCGGGCAATCTCATCAAGCTCATGTTCGGACTCGAGTATGAGATCGCAGTGATCGTGGTCGGGACGGTGATGCTGGCGTACGTGCTCTTCGGGGGTATGCTGGCGACGACCTGGGTGCAGATCATCAAGGCCGTGCTCCTCCTCGGCGGCGCACTCATCCTCGCGATCCTCGCCCTCTGGTCGTTCAACATGAATCCGCTCGCGCTGTTCGCCGCGGCCTCGGCGAAGTACCCGGCACAGTCGGTCCTCGCCCCCGGCAAACTCGTGTCGAACCCCTGGGAGGCGATCTCGCTCGGGCTCGCGCTCATGCTGGGGACGGCGGACTCCGCACATCCTCATGCGCTTCTATACGGTGCCCGATTCCAAAGCAGCACGGACTTCCGTGTTCTACGCAACGGGTTTCATCGGGTTCTTCTACCTGCTCACGTTCATTCTCGGGTTTGGTGCGATGTACTACGTGGGGCAGGATGTCATCTCGTCGATCGACAAGGGCGGGAACATGGCCGCACCGCTCCTCGCTGAATCGCTCGGCGGCGTCGGCTTCCTCGGCTTCATTGCGGCCGTGGCATTCGCAACGATCCTCGCGGTGGTGGCGGGCCTGACGCTCTCCGGCGCTGCGGCACTGTCGCACGACCTCTGGGTGAATGTGGTCCGCAAGGGCGATGCGCCGGAAGCGGAACAGCTCCGCGTCGCACGCGGTGCATCCATCGCACTCGGGATCCTCGCCATGGTCCTCGGTATCACGTTCAAGGGACAGAACGTCGCGTACATGGTCGGACTCGCATTCGCCATCGCTGCCAGTGCGAACTTCCCGGCGCTCATCCTCTCCATCTTCTGGCGGAAATTCACCACGGCCGGCGCACTGTGGAGCATGGTCTTCGGCACCGTGTCCACGGTGCTGCTCATCTATCTCTCACCGACCGTGCAGATCGATATCCTGAAACACGATGCCGCGATCTTCCCGTTGAAGAACCCCGGCGTGATCACGATCCCCGCTTCGTTCCTGATCGGCATCGTGGTCTCCCTGCTCACGCCGGAGAAGAGCGCGGAGGAGAAGTTCGCGATCGTCGAAGAGCGCATCCACTTCGGAGCAGACGCACAACACTAATCCGGTATGCATCATGGATCAGCAACCACCCCGGCACCCTTCCGGGCTGGCAGATAGCATCACGGACGAAGCGCTTTCGTTGAACGCGAAGCGCTTCGCCGTCCTCGTGGAAGAGATCCACGGGGCCGGGGACGTTGTCCGGATCGCGGACGCCCGGGCCCGGGCAGAGCATCTCGCCATCGCGTGGATCGGGCAAGGTGCCCCGCTCCGGCCCCTGTCGGAGGCGATCACGGATATCAACGATGCAATGCTTGCGCGACTGATCGCGCAGGCGCAAAGGGCCCTCCATGCGTCCGGTGTTGCGGACCCCGGGCTGGACTTCTGCTGGCTCACGTGCGGGAGCGATGGAAGGAAGGAGCAGTTCCTGAGGACGGATCAGGACACTGCGTTGATCTACGATGACCCGCCTGAGGATCGGGCGGAGAGTCGGGCGGAAAGTCAGACAGAGGGTCGGACAGAGAATGCCGCGGTGTATTTCCAGCGGCTTGCCGAAGAGGTGACGCGTGGGCTTTCATCGTGCGGGTTTGCTCCCTGCTCCGGAAACAACATGGCTTCCAACCCCCACTGGTGCCAGCCCCGCAGCGTGTGGCACACGTATGTCCACGAGTGGATCCGCGTCCCGGATGAACAGGCGCTGCTGAACGCCGCGGTGTTCTTCGACTTCCGTGCTGCATATGGGTCTCTGGCCATTGCACGGGAGTTGCGCGAGCAAGTCTCGCATGAGTTCACGTTGGACCGGACCGGCCTGATCCTCCTCGCAAAGAATGCTTTGCGCGCACCCTCACCCGCCGGGCTTCTCAAGCATCTCGAACTGGAACGGCACGGCCCTCACAAGGGCCGGTTCGATCTCAAACTCAGGGCGATCAAACCTCTCGCGGACGCTGTGCGGGTGCTTTCGCTGGACCGTGGGCTGCACGCAACGGGAACGATGGAGCGGCTGATAGCGCTGACGGAGACCGATGCTTCGGTGCGTGCCCTCGGCCCCGACCTCCTCTCAGCCTACGAGACCTTCATCCGTTGCCGGGTAGTGTTCGGGACGCGGGATGATGAACGAGGAAGGTATAT
This genomic interval from Ignavibacteriota bacterium contains the following:
- a CDS encoding sigma-70 family RNA polymerase sigma factor, producing MPHSGTAEQLGSTVEAHRPRLLEFIRRRVRTDEDAEDILQDVFMQLVANWSVTEPIDKMAAWLFTVARNRITDWYRKKRHAPMPRDPNDELLPLNLEDVLPDPAGTPENEFVRSLVRDALEEALEEMPQKQRDVFVWHELEGRPFKEIAALTGEPVNTLISRKRYAVLYLRERLQDVYDDIDMA
- a CDS encoding DUF485 domain-containing protein; translation: MSEREEAIRKITRERWRIAFMLSACMLIVYFGFVLLIAFAKPLMGTLLSSGLSLGILLGVVVIVSAWILTSIYVLWANKVYDTKIAKWRK